A stretch of Schistocerca americana isolate TAMUIC-IGC-003095 chromosome 3, iqSchAmer2.1, whole genome shotgun sequence DNA encodes these proteins:
- the LOC124607006 gene encoding ATP-dependent RNA helicase DBP2-like, with product MSVRGSNFSGNRGGFGNNKGVGGFGTDRKPNGFGGERKQGGFGGDRNGRASGGGRPNFGDRRPSRFDSPQNQGVGSELGSSLRKPQWENTLLTPFSKDFYTPHDKINDRPIYEVEAYRSEQQITVRGQETPRPIQSFEEGNFPEYIVDEIRRSGFAAPTSIQAQGWPIAMSGRDMVGIAQTGSGKTLAYILPATVHIKNQPRLSRGDGPIVLVLAPTRELAQQIQTVARDFGSSSYIRNTCIFGGAPKGPQARDLERGVEIVIATPGRLLDFLERGTTNLRRCTYLVLDEADRMLDMGFEPQIRKIISQIRPDRQTLMWSATWPKEVRNLAEEFLTNYIQVNIGSLQLSANHNIMQIVDVCQEHEKEQKLNVLLQEIGSERDSKTIIFVETKRKVEDITRNLNNYGFRAICMHGNKSQQERDYVLREFRSGKCSILVATDVAARGLDVEGIRFVINYDYPNSSEDYIHRIGRTGRSQETGTSYAFFTQNNSRQARDLISVLQEANQVINPKLSEMARFGGGFGGKGRFNNFSRRGRENGFRSGPRDFASSGPRQWDNKNGGSNSFNSNKFDGQSKPSRFSGGAAANNFNTSYSAKSNNVFVPLTSTPNAAPANQFQHPPPPLGKQPVSVKDRCNVQSLLNNPYQQFQSFLNSAQLQPVQQK from the exons GTCAGTGCGTGGAAGTAATTTCAGTGGCAACAGAGGTGGATTTGGAAACAACAAGGGTGTGGGAGGATTTGGTACTGACAGAAAACCAAATGGCTTTGGAGGAGAAAGGAAGCAGGGTGGATTTGGTGGAGATAGGAATGGGAGAGCATCTGGTGGTGGCAGACCAAATTTTGGAGACCGAAGACCCAGCAGATTTGATTCACCCCAGAATCAGGGTGTAGGAAGTGAATTAGGAAGTAGTCTAAGGAAGCCACAATGGGAGAATACTTTGCTAACACCATTTTCTAAAGACTTCTATACACCACATGATAAAATTAATGACAG gcCCATTTATGAAGTGGAAGCCTATCGTTCAGAACAGCAGATAACTGTTAGAGGACAAGAAACTCCAAGGCCGATACAAAGTTTTGAAGAAGGAAATTTTCCTGAGTACATAGTGGATGAGATTAG GAGATCTGGCTTTGCAGCACCTACATCAATTCAGGCCCAAGGCTGGCCCATTGCAATGAGTGGTAGAGACATGGTTGGCATTGCACAGACTGGCTCTGGAAAAACTTTGGCA TATATTTTGCCAGCAACTGTGCACATCAAAAACCAGCCAAGATTGAGTAGGGGTGATGGCCCTATTGTGCTTGTATTGGCACCCACTCGGGAATTGGCACAACAGATTCAGACAGTGGCCAGAGATTTTGGTTCATCATCGTACATTCGTAATACCTGTATATTTGGCGGTGCACCGAAAGGCCCTCAG GCCCGGGATTTGGAGCGTGGTGTTGAAATAGTCATTGCAACTCCTGGTCGTTTGTTGGACttcctagaacgtggaactactaaTTTACGAAGATGCACTTACTTGGTTTTGGATGAGGCAGACCGTATGCTGGACATGGGATTTGAACCACAGATTAGAAAGATTATAAGCCAAATTCGT CCTGATCGACAAACACTTATGTGGTCTGCTACATGGCCGAAGGAAGTCAGAAATTTGGCAGAAGAATTCCTCACAAACTACATTCAGGTCAACATTGGTTCTCTGCAGCTGTCAGCAAACCATAACATAATGCAAATTGTTGATGTGTGCCAAGAGCATGAAAAGGAACAAAA attgaATGTTCTATTACAAGAAATAGGTTCAGAAAGAGACTCTAAGACAATTATCTTTGTTGAAACTAAGAGGAAGGTGGAAGATATCACAAGGAATCTGAATAATTATGG GTTCCGTGCCATATGTATGCATGGAAACAAGTCTCAGCAAGAAAGAGATTATGTGTTGAGAG AGTTCAGAAGTGGGAAGTGCTCCATTTTGGTCGCCACAGATGTTGCAGCAAGAGGTTTAG ATGTTGAAGGAATAAGGTTTGTGATAAACTATGATTATCCTAATTCATCTGAGGATTATATCCATCGTATTGGACGTACGGGACGTAGCCAAGAAACTGGAACATCTtacgcatttttcacacaaaacaACAGCCGTCAGGCAAGGGATCTGATTTCAGTTCTGCAAGAAGCAAACCAAGTAATAAATCCAAAACTTAGTGAAATGGCAAGGTTTGGAGGAGGCTTTGGAGGAAAGG GGCGATTCAACAATTTCAGTCGTCGAGGGAGAGAGAATGGTTTCCGTAGTGGACCAAGAGATTTTGCTTCATCTGGACCTAGACAGTGGGATAACAAAAATGGCGGATCTAATTCTTTCAACTCTAACAAATTTGATGGGCAGTCAAAACCATCCAGATTCAGTGGTGGTGCTGCGGCAAATAATTTTAATACGTCTTACAGTGCCAAGTCAAACAATGTATTTGTTCCCCTAACATCAACACCGAATGCTGCACCAGCAAACCAATTTCAGCATCCACCACCACCTCTTGGAAAACAACCTGTTTCAGTTAAGGACAGGTGCAATGTCCAGAGTTTGCTGAATAATCCTTACCAACAGTTTCAGTCCTTTCTCAACTCTGCACAGCTGCAGCCTGTACAGCAAAAATGA